A DNA window from Candidatus Cetobacterium colombiensis contains the following coding sequences:
- a CDS encoding sugar transferase has product MKHSQNSKGRIIYTMTLLLLFEIVRENFRLDRELIFYSLFPIMIFSYYIFDTFSFNKKYRYREFIISGVINGFVFYVLAIFYEKPTMIFGWAFYTLMQNIVKYFYNSTFSPMERVVLLTDKKEEVLERVIERNEKLCFEGCVNLGEINRIKEINPSEVIYPIEMTDRVVDDIFDLKMSGVKVKDSMAFLQEVEGKIDVDSLSKDWVIKAKGFEVLSSGVEQRIKRFLDIAMSVVIVLVGAPFMVFTYFLVKLDNPKNFLNNPAFFKQKRIGSGGKEFEIVKFRSMRLHDPKEHSKYASKKDDRITRVGKFIRKTRLDELPQILNVLKGDMSFVGPRPEWNELGREYEKEINMYKVRYAVKPGLTGWAQVMYPYGASLDDAKKKLEYDIYYIKHQNVILDIMILFKTVKVVLFGKGM; this is encoded by the coding sequence ATGAAACATAGTCAGAACAGTAAAGGAAGAATTATTTACACAATGACGCTACTTTTACTATTTGAAATAGTTAGAGAAAATTTTAGACTAGATAGAGAATTAATATTTTATTCGTTATTTCCAATTATGATTTTTTCTTACTATATATTTGATACTTTTTCATTTAATAAAAAATATAGATATCGGGAGTTTATAATATCTGGAGTTATAAATGGATTTGTTTTCTATGTTTTGGCGATTTTTTATGAAAAACCTACTATGATATTTGGATGGGCATTCTATACATTGATGCAAAATATTGTTAAGTATTTTTATAACTCAACTTTTAGTCCAATGGAAAGAGTGGTTTTACTTACAGACAAAAAAGAAGAAGTACTTGAAAGAGTTATTGAAAGAAATGAGAAACTTTGCTTTGAAGGATGTGTGAACTTAGGTGAAATAAATAGAATAAAAGAGATAAATCCTAGTGAAGTTATATATCCAATAGAGATGACAGATCGAGTTGTAGATGATATTTTTGATTTGAAAATGTCAGGAGTAAAGGTAAAGGATTCTATGGCATTTTTACAAGAGGTTGAAGGAAAGATTGATGTAGATAGTTTATCTAAAGATTGGGTTATAAAGGCTAAAGGTTTTGAAGTTTTAAGTTCTGGTGTAGAGCAAAGAATAAAAAGATTTTTAGATATAGCTATGTCAGTAGTTATAGTCTTAGTTGGAGCTCCTTTTATGGTATTTACATATTTTCTTGTAAAGTTAGATAATCCTAAAAACTTTTTAAATAATCCAGCGTTTTTTAAACAAAAGCGTATAGGAAGTGGTGGAAAAGAGTTTGAAATAGTGAAGTTTAGATCTATGAGATTACATGATCCAAAAGAACACTCAAAATATGCAAGCAAAAAAGATGATAGAATTACTAGAGTAGGAAAGTTTATAAGAAAAACAAGGTTAGACGAACTACCTCAAATTTTAAATGTGTTAAAAGGGGATATGAGTTTTGTTGGACCTAGACCAGAGTGGAATGAGTTGGGCAGAGAGTATGAGAAAGAAATAAATATGTACAAGGTACGTTATGCAGTAAAACCAGGGCTAACAGGTTGGGCTCAAGTTATGTATCCATATGGAGCTAGTTTAGATGATGCAAAGAAAAAGTTAGAATATGATATCTATTATATAAAACACCAAAATGTTATCTTAGATATAATGATATTATTTAAAACAGTTAAAGTAGTACTGTTTGGAAAGGGGATGTAG
- a CDS encoding glycosyltransferase family 2 protein, whose protein sequence is MYDITSSIVTYNTKIDELQKAIESFLNTDLNVQLYISDNSPTDDLKEFINKFNDKRINYTFNDRNGGYGWGHNQIIKKVMGKSNYHLILNPDIYFKNGVLEELFSYMEKNRDTGNIMPMVKYPNGEIQYLCKRIPSPKDLFLRKFCPIKWIIERNNLKYEMRETGYNQIMNVPILSGCFMFIRTEVFENVGLFDERYFMYMEDFDLSRRIHEKYKTIFYPKVEITHAHAKESFKNKKMAKIHLKAAIKYFNKWGWLFDKKRRTTA, encoded by the coding sequence ATGTATGATATTACTTCTAGTATTGTAACTTACAATACTAAAATAGATGAATTACAAAAAGCAATAGAAAGTTTTTTAAATACAGATTTAAATGTTCAACTATATATATCAGATAATTCACCTACTGATGATTTAAAAGAATTTATAAATAAATTTAATGATAAAAGAATAAATTATACTTTTAATGATAGAAATGGTGGATATGGCTGGGGACATAATCAAATAATAAAAAAAGTGATGGGAAAATCAAACTATCACTTAATATTAAATCCAGATATTTATTTTAAAAATGGAGTTTTGGAAGAGTTGTTTTCTTACATGGAAAAAAATAGAGATACTGGAAATATAATGCCAATGGTGAAATACCCCAATGGTGAAATTCAATATTTATGTAAAAGAATTCCCAGTCCAAAAGATCTATTTTTAAGAAAGTTTTGTCCAATTAAGTGGATTATAGAGAGAAATAATTTGAAATATGAAATGAGAGAAACAGGATATAATCAGATAATGAATGTTCCTATTTTATCTGGATGTTTTATGTTTATAAGAACAGAGGTATTTGAAAATGTAGGATTATTTGATGAAAGATATTTTATGTATATGGAGGATTTTGATTTAAGTAGAAGGATACATGAAAAGTATAAAACAATTTTTTATCCTAAAGTTGAAATTACTCATGCTCATGCAAAAGAGTCTTTTAAAAATAAAAAAATGGCTAAAATACATTTAAAAGCAGCAATAAAATATTTCAATAAATGGGGTTGGCTATTTGATAAAAAAAGGAGAACAACGGCATGA
- a CDS encoding glycosyltransferase family 4 protein, whose translation MKILLDGRLISDKPTGISRYSRELVKIYQNHYGYENVEVIINEDLKEKPFKDIKTKLKPFSMINFFRFHKFLQERDAEVYHSLYHSNSFFKDKKKKYITTFHDIGHKILKGKIHHNYFKDILVKLGIEVIIRRTLKNSDIVVSVSETTKEDIKSVYNYNSIVIPEGINVILVEDKEVECLKNTKFFLYVGNSRPNKNLKFLIETFLTSNTEYKLVLVGNNNSLEINDSRIKSLGFVSDNELSWLYKNCEAFIFPSLYEGFGLPVLEAIYKGSKVYCSTGGSLKEFSEKLVKKFSPHNGSELRYLLENTDKIKFDEKEQLEELGKYTWKNIEILTKEKLFSKIY comes from the coding sequence ATGAAAATTTTATTAGATGGAAGACTAATATCGGATAAACCAACAGGAATCTCAAGATATTCTAGAGAGTTGGTAAAAATTTATCAAAATCATTACGGCTATGAAAATGTAGAAGTTATCATAAATGAAGATTTAAAAGAAAAACCGTTTAAAGATATAAAAACAAAATTAAAACCTTTTAGTATGATTAATTTTTTTAGATTTCATAAATTTTTACAGGAGAGAGATGCTGAGGTATATCATAGCTTATATCACAGTAATAGTTTTTTTAAGGATAAAAAGAAAAAATATATAACAACATTTCACGATATAGGGCACAAAATTTTAAAAGGAAAAATTCATCACAATTATTTTAAAGATATTTTAGTTAAATTGGGAATTGAAGTTATTATAAGAAGAACTTTAAAAAATTCAGACATAGTTGTCTCAGTTTCTGAAACAACAAAAGAAGATATAAAAAGCGTATATAATTATAACTCTATTGTTATACCTGAAGGAATAAATGTTATATTAGTGGAGGATAAAGAAGTAGAGTGCTTAAAAAATACAAAATTTTTTTTATACGTTGGAAACTCAAGACCTAATAAAAATTTGAAATTTTTGATAGAAACATTTTTGACTTCAAACACAGAGTATAAATTAGTTTTAGTTGGAAATAATAACAGTTTAGAAATAAATGATTCTAGGATAAAAAGTTTAGGATTTGTTTCTGATAATGAATTAAGCTGGCTATATAAAAATTGTGAAGCCTTTATCTTTCCATCTTTATATGAGGGATTTGGGCTGCCAGTTTTAGAAGCTATATATAAAGGCAGCAAGGTTTATTGTTCCACAGGTGGATCACTAAAAGAATTTTCAGAAAAATTGGTAAAAAAATTCAGTCCACATAATGGAAGTGAGTTAAGATATCTTTTGGAAAATACAGATAAAATAAAATTTGATGAAAAAGAGCAGTTGGAAGAGTTGGGAAAATATACTTGGAAAAATATAGAGATTTTAACTAAAGAAAAACTATTTAGTAAAATCTATTGA
- a CDS encoding glycosyltransferase, which yields MEKICGVVVLYNPPKSILENIESYIKYLDKLYIIDNSEKINEQEIKKIKLFSNKIEYTSFSENKGIGKALNLSLKKFLLSDAEWILTMDQDSKFEKNDFKIYLDKVFAEDEKNKIGIFSPNHLLKNKKKIEKNKYAKRVMCSGNIISKKIIKEIGKYNEDFFIDEVDHEYCYRVLKKNYKIKVFGDIILNHNLGEINKEVRIPKFMLPTNHSALRRYYITRNKMYVFKKYPEVRLKYILTFINDFFKIMFFENNKKEKLKMMKIGFMHYKKNIVGKYKEA from the coding sequence ATGGAAAAAATATGTGGTGTAGTTGTACTTTATAATCCTCCAAAATCGATTCTTGAAAATATAGAAAGTTACATAAAGTATTTAGATAAATTATATATTATTGATAATTCAGAAAAAATTAATGAGCAAGAAATTAAAAAAATTAAATTATTTTCAAATAAAATAGAATACACAAGTTTTAGTGAAAATAAAGGAATTGGAAAAGCTTTGAATTTAAGTTTAAAAAAATTTTTACTATCAGATGCTGAATGGATTTTAACAATGGATCAAGATAGCAAATTTGAAAAAAATGATTTCAAAATATACTTAGATAAAGTTTTTGCTGAAGATGAGAAAAATAAAATTGGTATTTTTTCACCAAATCATTTATTAAAAAATAAAAAAAAAATAGAGAAAAATAAATACGCTAAAAGAGTTATGTGTTCAGGAAATATAATATCAAAAAAAATAATAAAAGAAATAGGCAAATATAATGAAGATTTTTTTATAGATGAAGTTGATCATGAATATTGTTACAGAGTTTTAAAAAAAAATTATAAAATAAAAGTATTTGGAGATATTATTTTAAATCATAATTTAGGTGAAATAAATAAAGAAGTAAGAATACCCAAATTTATGCTTCCTACTAATCACAGTGCACTAAGAAGATATTATATTACAAGAAATAAAATGTATGTTTTTAAAAAATATCCAGAAGTAAGATTAAAATACATTTTAACTTTTATCAATGATTTTTTTAAAATAATGTTTTTTGAGAATAATAAAAAAGAAAAATTGAAGATGATGAAAATCGGTTTTATGCATTATAAAAAAAATATAGTAGGAAAATATAAAGAAGCATAA
- a CDS encoding mannose-1-phosphate guanylyltransferase translates to MLAAIIMAGGSGERFWPLSTPDKPKQLLNIFSDKTMIRETVDRIAPIISKENIFIATNELQVNTVEQELNDIPKENIIIEPAFKDTAAAIGYSTLLIENRFKDKLREGEKIEIVVLASDHLVRKEDEFREAIKLAAEEASKSGVIVTLGIKPNKPETGYGYIEIKEDSTLELNKIYKVKRFREKPNQETAEDYLASGRYLWNSGMFIFTTETIFKNFDVLMEEHTEIFSNIKQKINNNVQGIELANLIREDFENFEKISIDFGIMEYSRNIRVIPVDIEWNDIGSFNALEEVFDKNDSGNIVRYCNVRELDSSDNIVIGKDVTISLLGVKNLVVVKNGDNILIANKFRTQDIKKIIKKH, encoded by the coding sequence ATGTTAGCAGCTATAATTATGGCAGGAGGAAGTGGGGAAAGATTTTGGCCACTATCTACTCCTGATAAACCAAAGCAGCTTTTAAATATATTTTCAGATAAAACAATGATAAGAGAAACTGTGGATAGAATAGCACCAATAATTTCAAAAGAAAATATATTTATAGCAACAAATGAATTACAAGTAAATACAGTAGAACAAGAGCTAAATGATATACCAAAGGAAAATATAATAATTGAACCAGCTTTTAAAGATACTGCAGCAGCAATAGGATACTCAACATTATTGATTGAAAACAGATTTAAAGATAAATTAAGAGAAGGAGAGAAAATAGAGATTGTAGTTTTAGCTTCAGACCATTTAGTAAGAAAAGAGGATGAATTTCGAGAGGCTATTAAACTAGCAGCGGAAGAAGCTTCCAAAAGTGGAGTTATAGTTACATTAGGAATAAAACCTAATAAACCAGAAACAGGATATGGTTATATTGAGATAAAAGAAGATAGTACTTTAGAATTAAATAAAATATATAAAGTTAAAAGATTTCGTGAAAAACCAAATCAAGAAACAGCGGAAGATTACTTAGCTTCTGGAAGATACTTATGGAATTCTGGAATGTTTATATTTACAACTGAAACTATTTTTAAAAATTTTGATGTATTAATGGAAGAACATACAGAAATTTTTTCTAATATTAAGCAGAAAATTAATAACAATGTTCAAGGGATAGAGCTCGCTAATTTAATAAGGGAAGACTTTGAAAATTTTGAAAAAATTTCTATAGATTTTGGAATAATGGAATATTCAAGAAATATCAGAGTTATACCAGTTGATATAGAATGGAATGATATAGGATCTTTCAATGCATTAGAAGAGGTTTTTGATAAAAATGATTCTGGAAATATTGTGAGATATTGTAATGTTAGGGAGTTGGACTCTTCAGATAATATAGTTATAGGAAAAGATGTGACAATCTCTCTTTTAGGAGTAAAAAATTTGGTAGTTGTTAAAAATGGTGACAATATTTTAATAGCAAATAAATTTAGAACTCAAGATATAAAAAAAATAATAAAGAAACATTAA
- a CDS encoding glycosyltransferase family 2 protein: MVAIILVNYGCFQDSLEAIESLKKQKTQHNYKIILVDNCSKDDSYEKLKKKYSSDKMVDIILSDKNGGFSYGNNFGIKYAIDKYNSQYFLLINNDTISSEDIIEKFMDYFLKNKEKKIGILTGKIYYFNEPTTFWYAGGILDKERAGGKHLGTNEIDNKQYDEEKEIDFATGCLMFFNKELLQEIGYLPEEYFMYFEDVDFSWATINKNRKIIYLPEIKIWHKVGKSSSLLQAKNSYKLFNRNRSILAKKYMNTFKFYKFKIFMYSRSSVKFILHLLKDREFVNTFEGL, from the coding sequence ATGGTTGCAATAATATTGGTTAATTATGGCTGTTTTCAAGATAGTTTAGAAGCAATAGAGTCTTTGAAGAAACAAAAAACTCAGCATAATTATAAAATTATATTAGTGGATAATTGTTCTAAAGATGATTCATACGAAAAATTGAAAAAAAAATATTCTTCAGATAAAATGGTGGATATAATATTATCAGATAAAAATGGTGGATTTTCATATGGGAACAATTTTGGAATAAAGTATGCTATAGATAAGTATAATTCACAATATTTTCTATTAATTAATAATGATACAATATCTAGTGAAGATATTATAGAAAAGTTTATGGATTATTTTTTAAAAAATAAAGAGAAAAAAATTGGAATATTAACTGGAAAAATATATTATTTTAATGAACCAACGACTTTTTGGTATGCAGGAGGAATTTTAGATAAAGAAAGAGCAGGAGGAAAACATTTAGGTACAAATGAAATTGATAATAAACAATATGATGAAGAAAAAGAAATTGATTTTGCAACAGGTTGTTTAATGTTTTTTAATAAAGAATTACTTCAAGAGATTGGATATTTACCAGAGGAATATTTTATGTATTTTGAAGATGTAGATTTCTCTTGGGCCACAATTAATAAAAATAGAAAAATTATCTATTTACCAGAAATAAAAATTTGGCATAAAGTTGGAAAAAGTTCAAGTTTATTACAAGCAAAAAATAGTTATAAATTATTTAATAGAAATAGATCTATTTTAGCTAAAAAATATATGAATACTTTTAAATTCTATAAATTTAAAATATTTATGTATAGTAGAAGCAGTGTTAAGTTTATTCTTCATCTACTTAAAGATAGAGAGTTTGTAAATACATTTGAAGGATTATAG
- the rfbA gene encoding glucose-1-phosphate thymidylyltransferase RfbA: MKGIILAGGSGTRLYPVTKAISKQITPIYDKPLIYYPISVLMLAGIKDILIISTPRDIGTFEELLGNGSNLGLKIEYAIQEHPNGLAEAFIIGENFIGNDACALVLGDNMFYGHGLTGIVKEAAKRDTGATIFGYYVNNPKAFGVVEFDENGKAISLEEKPEVPKSNFAIPGLYFYDNTVVEKAKKVKPSHRGELEITTLNEMYLNEGTLNVLSLGRGMAWLDTGTHDGLLEASNFVKTIQSRQGVMVACLEEIAYKNGWISADKVRELAKPLLKSHYGEYLMNLIKE; the protein is encoded by the coding sequence ATGAAAGGAATAATATTAGCTGGAGGATCAGGAACAAGATTATATCCAGTAACAAAAGCAATAAGTAAGCAAATAACACCAATTTATGATAAGCCACTTATCTACTATCCAATATCAGTTCTTATGTTAGCAGGAATTAAAGATATTTTAATAATATCTACTCCTAGAGATATAGGTACTTTTGAGGAGTTATTAGGTAATGGAAGTAATCTAGGGCTTAAAATAGAATACGCTATACAAGAACATCCAAACGGACTTGCAGAAGCATTTATTATAGGAGAAAATTTCATAGGAAATGATGCGTGTGCATTAGTTCTTGGGGACAATATGTTCTATGGTCATGGACTTACAGGTATAGTAAAAGAAGCAGCTAAAAGAGATACTGGTGCTACAATATTTGGTTACTATGTAAATAATCCAAAGGCTTTTGGCGTGGTAGAGTTTGATGAAAATGGAAAGGCTATCTCTTTAGAGGAAAAGCCAGAAGTACCAAAATCAAATTTTGCAATTCCAGGACTATATTTCTATGACAATACAGTTGTAGAAAAAGCTAAAAAAGTAAAACCATCTCATAGAGGAGAGTTAGAGATAACAACACTAAATGAGATGTATCTAAATGAAGGAACACTAAATGTTTTAAGTTTAGGTAGAGGAATGGCATGGTTAGATACAGGAACTCACGATGGACTTTTAGAAGCTTCTAACTTTGTAAAAACAATTCAAAGTAGACAAGGTGTAATGGTTGCTTGTTTAGAAGAGATAGCATATAAAAATGGATGGATAAGTGCTGACAAAGTAAGAGAATTAGCAAAACCACTATTAAAATCTCACTATGGTGAGTATCTAATGAATCTAATAAAGGAGTAA